Proteins co-encoded in one Longimicrobium terrae genomic window:
- a CDS encoding M23 family metallopeptidase: MRSSRFLIPFTLGALCMLAAVMAAGWAVPELFGRVNVALGWAPAPAVAPHAPPLIAAAPPIVPPPAVVAPAAPAVPPAAAPPVAALEAEPLAPAAVASTARLLIPVQGVKAADLVNTYDQSRGQGRRHDAIDIMAPRGTPVVAAADGVVMKRFQSERGGITLYQLAPDQRTIYYYAHLDRYAPRMVEGRALRRGDVLGYVGNTGDAGPGNYHLHFEVSTTADPRKYWGGVNQNPYPLLR; encoded by the coding sequence ATGCGAAGCTCCCGGTTCCTGATCCCGTTCACGCTCGGCGCGCTCTGCATGCTCGCGGCGGTGATGGCCGCGGGATGGGCCGTGCCGGAACTGTTCGGGCGCGTGAACGTCGCGCTCGGCTGGGCACCGGCGCCGGCCGTCGCCCCGCACGCGCCCCCGCTGATCGCCGCCGCGCCGCCGATCGTGCCGCCTCCCGCCGTCGTCGCTCCGGCCGCACCGGCGGTGCCTCCCGCTGCCGCGCCGCCCGTCGCCGCTCTGGAGGCGGAGCCGCTGGCGCCCGCGGCCGTCGCGAGCACCGCCCGGCTGCTGATTCCCGTGCAGGGCGTGAAGGCGGCGGATCTGGTGAACACCTACGACCAGTCGCGCGGGCAGGGCCGCCGGCATGACGCCATCGACATCATGGCGCCGCGCGGAACGCCGGTGGTGGCGGCCGCTGATGGGGTGGTGATGAAGCGCTTTCAGAGCGAGCGCGGCGGCATTACGCTGTACCAGCTGGCGCCCGACCAGCGCACCATCTACTACTACGCGCACCTGGACCGCTACGCGCCGCGGATGGTGGAAGGCCGGGCGCTGCGCCGCGGTGACGTGCTTGGCTACGTCGGCAACACGGGGGATGCGGGACCGGGCAACTATCATCTGCACTTCGAGGTGTCCACCACGGCGGACCCGCGGAAGTACTGGGGCGGCGTCAACCAGAACCCGTATCCGCTGCTCCGGTAG
- a CDS encoding PD40 domain-containing protein, with translation MRPRRRTRGGRRGLLACAALLCACGEPTTPPVPAALPIVFELVRPGSLYRQLFRTTGDGAADVLLTGVGAAPSQAAWSPDGLRLAFSSPPLDQPLQPSRQIYVQDLAGSPAVQVTDAAYGARFPTWAPDGARIAFVGGAGAFSTSVWITAVGEGAPRRLPNTLNAETSAISWSPDGEWIAFSMGTSLFLTDTTGERTVRLTAPRPCGDREPAWSPDGARIAFASCELGSSAADVASRSVVVMNADGSGRRTVTPDSLHAYTPTWSADGGYLAFSATRRGAGRTDLYVIPAAGGAPVNISLHGEGDSFFPRWSPVIPATPVP, from the coding sequence ATGCGCCCGCGGCGCCGCACGCGCGGGGGACGGCGGGGGCTTCTGGCGTGCGCCGCGCTGCTGTGCGCGTGCGGCGAGCCCACCACGCCGCCGGTTCCGGCCGCGCTGCCCATCGTCTTTGAGCTGGTGCGTCCCGGATCGCTCTACCGCCAGCTTTTTCGCACCACCGGCGACGGCGCGGCGGACGTGCTGCTGACCGGGGTGGGCGCGGCCCCGTCGCAGGCGGCGTGGTCGCCGGACGGCTTGCGCCTGGCGTTCAGCAGCCCGCCGCTGGACCAGCCGCTGCAGCCTTCGCGGCAGATCTACGTGCAGGACCTGGCGGGCTCCCCCGCGGTGCAGGTGACGGACGCGGCGTACGGGGCGCGGTTCCCCACGTGGGCGCCGGACGGGGCGCGCATCGCCTTCGTGGGCGGGGCGGGTGCGTTCAGCACCAGCGTGTGGATCACGGCCGTGGGCGAGGGCGCGCCGCGGCGGCTGCCCAACACGCTGAACGCGGAGACCAGCGCCATCTCCTGGTCGCCGGACGGGGAGTGGATCGCCTTTTCCATGGGCACCAGCCTGTTCCTGACCGACACCACCGGCGAGCGCACCGTGCGCCTCACCGCGCCGCGCCCCTGCGGCGACCGGGAGCCCGCGTGGTCGCCGGACGGCGCGCGCATCGCGTTCGCGTCGTGCGAGCTGGGGTCCAGCGCGGCGGACGTGGCCAGCCGGTCCGTGGTGGTCATGAACGCGGACGGCTCCGGGCGGCGCACGGTGACGCCGGACTCACTGCACGCGTACACGCCCACGTGGTCGGCGGATGGGGGATACCTGGCCTTTTCCGCCACGCGGCGCGGTGCCGGGCGGACGGACCTGTACGTGATCCCCGCGGCGGGCGGCGCGCCGGTGAACATCAGCCTGCACGGCGAGGGCGACAGCTTCTTTCCGCGCTGGAGCCCCGTCATCCCCGCCACGCCGGTTCCGTAG
- a CDS encoding right-handed parallel beta-helix repeat-containing protein, whose protein sequence is MSGNPNPPRWPAAPLSRRGALARLGSLAGAALLAGCDSSPTEPEPVVTEPGVRDVRAYGAKGDGTTDDTRAILSARNAAGPGGMVFFPPGTYLTGALTMLPGQTWSGASRRGSQLAMMERGARSLVAMEGADCTLRDLGLTTRHRELPDAAQHAVGMTGTGHRVQSCWIDTGFWWGVFIYEQATSCGVVDTEIDGTVGAHCVEINQSSYCFVERCHLRNSLHNGVEIYPQAEDGCYGIRVVGNRLENCVGAGIAMFGGHGCLLDGNSVVGNQTHGILMDAVEPRRPELYPATDNRVTNNLILNSGVDSGGFGLWMVNTTATLVQGNTVSGSGNGGIYAGSSLHSLIANNCTLNGRTGIVVNDFVTGVTIMGNQCNDNSALGPEFGHGISVAGSAHTVTGNVCSDTRPVKLQEYGMVLSCSDSVVTGNVLSGNVRGGLFDGGQDNVTVGNTG, encoded by the coding sequence ATGAGCGGCAACCCCAATCCCCCCCGCTGGCCCGCGGCTCCGCTTTCCCGTCGCGGCGCCCTTGCGCGGCTGGGATCGCTGGCCGGCGCCGCCTTGCTGGCCGGCTGTGACAGCAGCCCCACCGAACCAGAGCCGGTGGTGACCGAGCCCGGCGTGCGCGACGTGCGCGCCTACGGCGCAAAGGGGGATGGCACCACCGACGACACCCGCGCCATCCTTTCCGCCCGCAACGCCGCGGGGCCGGGGGGAATGGTCTTTTTTCCGCCGGGCACGTACCTGACGGGCGCGCTGACCATGCTGCCCGGGCAGACGTGGTCGGGCGCCAGCCGCCGCGGAAGCCAGCTCGCGATGATGGAGCGCGGGGCGCGGTCGCTGGTGGCCATGGAGGGAGCGGACTGCACGCTGCGCGACCTGGGGCTTACCACCCGGCACCGGGAACTCCCCGACGCGGCCCAGCACGCCGTGGGGATGACCGGAACCGGCCACCGCGTGCAGTCGTGCTGGATCGACACCGGCTTCTGGTGGGGCGTGTTCATCTACGAGCAGGCCACCAGCTGCGGCGTCGTCGACACCGAAATCGACGGCACGGTGGGCGCGCACTGCGTGGAGATCAACCAGAGCAGCTACTGCTTCGTGGAGCGCTGCCACCTGCGCAACAGCCTGCACAACGGCGTGGAGATCTATCCGCAGGCCGAAGACGGCTGCTACGGCATCCGCGTCGTGGGCAACCGGCTGGAGAACTGCGTCGGCGCGGGCATCGCCATGTTCGGCGGGCACGGGTGCCTGCTGGACGGAAACTCGGTGGTGGGCAACCAGACGCACGGCATTCTGATGGACGCGGTGGAGCCGCGCCGCCCCGAGCTGTACCCCGCCACCGACAACCGCGTCACCAACAACCTGATCCTGAACTCCGGGGTGGACTCCGGCGGCTTCGGCCTGTGGATGGTGAACACCACGGCCACGCTGGTGCAGGGCAACACCGTGTCCGGCTCCGGCAACGGCGGGATCTACGCGGGCTCCAGCCTGCACTCCCTCATCGCCAACAACTGCACGCTCAACGGCCGCACCGGGATCGTGGTGAACGACTTCGTGACCGGCGTCACCATCATGGGCAACCAGTGCAACGACAACAGCGCGCTGGGGCCGGAGTTCGGCCACGGCATCTCGGTGGCGGGGTCCGCGCACACCGTCACCGGCAACGTGTGCTCCGACACACGCCCGGTGAAGCTGCAGGAGTACGGGATGGTGCTCAGCTGCAGTGACAGCGTGGTGACGGGAAACGTGCTGTCGGGCAACGTGCGGGGCGGGCTGTTCGATGGCGGGCAGGACAACGTCACCGTGGGGAACACCGGGTGA